The Gammaproteobacteria bacterium genome contains the following window.
CCTGAACTGATAAAACATTCTTGGAGGAATTGTTTTGATCAGATCAGAGATCGTTTTAGGACTGCCCGACTATGAGATTACCGATTTACAGATCAGCGGTGGTGGGATCAAGATCTCAGCGCGGCATACCGGGCTGAGGTTGTGCCCGCACTGCGGGAGCGACCGGCTGCGGAACAAGGGCCGATATGTGCGGCGAGTGCGGCATGAGGACTGGGGCTTGCGGCACTGTGTGGTGGAGCTGGAAGCCTGCAAGTTTCAATGCCACAGCTGCGGACGGTACTTCCGGGAGCGGTTTCCAGGGATTCAACCCTGCCAGAGATCCAGTGAAGCCTTCCAGAGAATGATCTTTCGCCAGCACCTGGATGGCATTAATCGCAGCCGGCTGGGGCGCCGCGAAGGGATCGGGGCCGCCACCGTAGAGCGCTATTTTCAGCGCGGACTCCAGCGCCAGTTTGGGGAGTGGCATTCGGGGCGCTGCCCGCAGGTGCTGGGCATCGATGAGCACTTCTTCACCCGACGCAGCGGCTACGCCACCACGCTGTGCGACCTAAGAAATCATAAGATCTATGATGTGGTTTTAGGCCGGTCGGAGCTCTCTCTGGCGGCCTATTTTCAGAAGCTGGAATGCAAGGCCGAGGTGCGCGTGGTATGCATGGACTTGGCCTCGAACTACCGCGCACTGGTCCGGCTGCATTTTCCCAACGCACTCATCGTGGCGGATCGCTTCCATGTCATTCGCCTGATCAACCATCACTTCCTGGCC
Protein-coding sequences here:
- a CDS encoding ISL3 family transposase, yielding MIRSEIVLGLPDYEITDLQISGGGIKISARHTGLRLCPHCGSDRLRNKGRYVRRVRHEDWGLRHCVVELEACKFQCHSCGRYFRERFPGIQPCQRSSEAFQRMIFRQHLDGINRSRLGRREGIGAATVERYFQRGLQRQFGEWHSGRCPQVLGIDEHFFTRRSGYATTLCDLRNHKIYDVVLGRSELSLAAYFQKLECKAEVRVVCMDLASNYRALVRLHFPNALIVADRFHVIRLINHHFLACWRDIDGVGAKNRGLLSLMRRHRHNLKEDQQLRLAAYLADHPVLETIYRFKQRLCYLLLKKHRTRKQCQKLVPRFLRAVYQLRQAGLAQLVQLGQTL